The genome window acccccaccatcccagtgcctcagtttcccccccatTGCAACCCACGCCTGGCACGCCCCACCGATGCCCCGCTCTCCGCCCGCAGGGTCCGGCCAGCCCGGGACGACGCCGAGCACCACATGAGCGGCAGAACGGCACGGCCAGCGACGCGACGATGGCGGAGCCCCCGCCGCGGTGGACGAGAGCCCAGGACGGAGCGCGGGACCCCCGCGGGATGGAGAGCAGCGGGGTGGTCCTGGCCCGAAGCGCTGCTGCTGCCGAGCTGGGACTCCCGGGCTACGTGGAGCCCGGCAAGCTGAGCTCTGGAGCGGAGAAGGGGtgtccctggaggggctccgagGGACGCTCGGGGTCGGGCCGGGAGCTCGCCAGCGGCTGGCtgggctgccccttcccaccgGACCCCCTGTGCCTCCCCAAGGACGGAGCCCAGCTCCCGCCCCGCAACGGGCAGCCCAAggcgggctgggctgagccctgcAAGGAGCGCCCGGGGCCACGGTGGGCTCGGGCTGTGCTGGCCCCCCTGGCCCTCCACAGCCCCGCGTACCACCGCTACCCCCTGCCCTTCCCGGCGATGGAGAGCCAGCGCCCTGGCACCGCCGGCAAGCCCCGCGCCGGGGACGGGGACTGGGACCCCCCGGCTTTCCGCCACTGCCCCTTCCTCCTGTCCTCGCTGCTGCCCGCCGGACCCCCGGCTGACCCCCCGTTTggcggcggggggctggagggaccgGGGGCGATGGGCGACGGGCGCTTCGCCGGTGCGGACTGGCACCTGGGCTCCTCCACGCCTGCTTGGGGACAGCCCCTCTACCTGGGGCTGCCATCGAGGTGCAAAGCGGCTGCGGACCCCTTCGATGGCCGCTCCGGCTCGGGGAACAAGGTAGGCAGCCCCGGACGGGCGCGACGGAGCCTGGCTCCCTCGGTGGCACGGCTCTGGCTCCGGAgcggggatgctcggggctggGCTCCCTGGCTCCGCTCCCCCGCTGAACCCCGTTGCGAAAGGCGATGCTGGCACCCGCGcccagggcagggccgggctgcacCCGGCGTCGGCAGCCCCCCGACTCGCTCCTGCAGCTCGGCAGGGCGGTGgcagggggtcccagcacccccTCCGGGAGATGGGGCGATGTGCCCCGGGGGGTGATGCTCTCCTCCGCGGGGCAGCCCCCGTGGCGTGGTGCGAGCCCCCGGGCAGGAGCCTGGCACGGGGGTGGCGGAGCTGCCAGCCCGTGGGTGCGCCCGTCGCGCCCTGGGAATTCCTTTCCCACGCGGGCAGGGGTGACGCGGGCACCCCACGGGCTCGGCTGCCTGCGGCTGGAAAGCACCGGGCAGCTGCCCGGCTtgggagggtggtgaggggaaactgaggcaggggccACGGGATGCTCCTGGTCACCACCTCCCAGCGATGCGGGTGACGGGGACCCACGTCTGGGGGTGACACCAGCCCTgacagcccctctgctcccctccaggAGTTGTACCCCAAGAAAGAGCCCGGCTTCCACCCCCCGGCCAAGGACCGAGCGCCGTCGCAGCTGCTGGGCAAGGGCCAGGACGGAGACCGGGAGGGGGAACCGGCGGTGCCGGAGCTGCCGGGAGCCCCGTGGAGGGATGGCCGAGCGGGGGGCAGCTCGGCGGTGCCCACTCCCCATGCCCGCACGCCTCCCCCCAGCGCCAGCCGCTCCCGCTTCCTCCTGCagccgggggtggtggggggctgcgggggcccctGGGTGGGCACACGGCCCCAAGCTGCCGATTTCCCCCTGGAGCCAGGGCCAGGCCGGCCCTCCGAGCCCAAAGATGAGCGTTTGCCGTACCAAAGCCTCCAGCCCGGCTCGCCGCCGGGACTGGGGGAGCCAGACCCATCGCCTCCGCTCACGGATGGGCACTACCCGCCGGCCCTTGCCAAGCCAGAGCCCCCCCCAGCTTGTCTCTGCACCACGCCAGGCTGCGATGGGTGCCCGGGGGTGGGCTACGAGGTGCTCGCCCCCTTCGAGCCCACCCTCGGCATCCCCGGGGTCCGCTTTCCGTGCCCACCCAGCAACCACACCAAGCTGAAGAAGACCTGGCTGACGCGGCACTCGGAGCAGTCGCTGCCGCGCTGCAAGGCTCCGCGCCGGGACGGTGGTCCTGAGCCAGCCGGCGACGGCAAGCGCTCGGCCAAGCGCCCGCACAGCACCGCCGACGGACCCCGCGCTGCCGGCGAGGGTGCCGGGGAGGCCAAGAGGGGTGTGAAGGCCACCGAGCGCACGGCTGCGGCGTGCCCGGGTGATGGCACGGAGAGCGGAGGGGACCCAGAGGAGAGGATGGAGCTGGGAGAAGGAGGTAAGGCAGTGGGGCCACctgagaaatgcttctaaatattgaagggtgggggtcaggaggacggggccagactctttccagtggtgcccagcaacaggacaaggggcaacgggcacaaactggagcagaggaagctccagctgaacccgaggaagaacttcttccctctgagggtgacggagccctggcccaggctgcccagggaggctgtggagtctccttctctggagatattccagccccgcctggccgcggtgctgtgcagcctgctgtgggtgaccctgcttgggcagggggttgggctgggggacccccagaaggccctgccaacctcaaccattctgggattctgaaaTGTTGCTTTGGGGACCCTCAGTTGGAGCCCTCCTTGGGGAGCTACTGGCCCCTCAGCCCTGACCTCTGTAGATCTCCAGCCCTACTTTCCAGCCCTACTTTCTGGCCCAGTTTCCAGCCCCCGCCGCGGCGTGCCAGTCCCTCCCGGCCGCTGTGTCCCCACGCGCGGTGTCCCAAAGCACCTCCTGTCTCCCCCAGACCCGCCGAGCCGTGCCAGCCCGGCACCGCAGCGGCCGTGGTGCCTGCAGAGCTTGCCCTGCACCGCCCTGCCCGAGAGCATCCCACGGTGCTGTGCCTGCACAGCCCGGGCTGTGAGGGACCCCgaaggcgaggaggaggaggaggaagatcctCCCGAGAGCACTTGCAGGCTGCTGCGCTTCCGCAGGTGAGCCCGGGGGTCCTGGCGAGCTGAGAGCCCTGCCCAGGGCGGGGGGCTCCTGGTAGCCCACGTCGGGATGCAGGGAGCATCTTCTCCTGTCACCCTGCTTTGGAGCATCCTCTCCTGTCACCCCACTATTGAGCATCCCCTCCCATCACCCTGTTTTGGAACATCCTCTCCTGTCACCCCATTTTAGAGAACCCTCTCCCATCACCCTGCTTCAGAGCATCCTCTCCTGTCACCCCACTACAGAGCATCCTCTCCTGTCACCCTGCTTTGGAGTATCCTCTCCTGTCACCCCACTTTAGAGCATCCTCTCTCATCACCCTGCTTTGGAGTGTCCCCTCCTGCCACCCTGCCTTGGAACATCCCCTCCTGTCACCCCATTTTAGAGTGTCCTCTCCCATCACCCTGCTTTGGAGCATCCTCTCCTGTCACCACATTTTAGAGCATCCCCTCCTGTCACCCTGGTTTGGAGTATCCTCTTCTGTCACCCCACTTTAGAGCATCCTCTCCCATCACCCTGCTTCGGAGCAGCCTCTCCTGTCACCCTGGTTTGGAGCATCCCCTCCTGTCACCCCATTTTAGAGCATCCCCTCCTGTCACCCTGGTTTGGAGCAACCTCTCCTGTCACCCCATTTTAGCGCATCCTCTCCCATCACCTCGTTTCAGAGCATCCCCTCCCGTCCCCCCATTTCGGAGAACCCCTCCCATCCCCCCATTTCCCAGCATCCCCTCCCGTCCCCCCATTTCGGAGCACCCCCCCCGTCCCCTCTCTCCCGCAGGTTTGCCGTGGGGGACGGCGGGGACCTGCGCGTCGATGGCTTCTGCAGGCTGGGGGACGCGGAGGGGGAGACGCCGCAGGCAGCCGGCCCCGGGCCAGGgagcgggggcgcggggggcagccGCTGCCTGGCCAAGTActtgctgggggtcctgggggacccCTTCTGCGAGGCCGTCCGCAGGGACAGGGACGCGTGGCCGGGAGCCGAGGGTGAGCGGggacgggggcagggggggtgacgccggggggctggggaggctgaGGGCTGTGTTTCCCGCAGGGGTGACGGCCTGGAGGCGGGGGGAAGGAGCCCCCCAGCTCTGCGACGCCTGCCAGCGCGGCTTCTTCAACTCCCACTGGAGCTGCGCCAGATGTGGCTTCCAGCTGTGCCCCGACTGCCACCGCAGCAGGCAGGGGGGGGCTGACGGCCACGGTACGGGGCTGCCCCTCCTCTGCTGCACCCAGCGACCCCCAACCCTTCCCCattgcccccagccccccaaacccTTCCCCATTGCCCTCTGcagcaccccaaacccctcccCATTGCCCCCTGCCCCTCAACCCCTTTCCCATTGCCCTCTCCAGCCCCCAAACCCTTCCCCATTGCCACCTGCCCCCCAGCCGCCCCactgcaccctgcagccccccaaacCCTTCCCCTATTGCCCTTTGCCCCTCAGCCCCCCCactccaccctgcagccccccaacccTTCCCCAtttccccctgcaccccaaaccctTCCCCTATTGCCCCCTGTGCCCACCAAACCCTTCCCCATTGCCCCCTGAAGCCCCCCAAACCCTTCCCCATTGCCCCCTGTGCCCACCAAACCCTTCCCCATtgccccctgtgccccccaagCCCTTCCCCAttgccccctgcagcccccaaacCCTTCCCCATTGCCCTCTGCAGCCCCGCAAACCCCTCCCcatttccccctgccccccaaccCCTTTCTCATTGCCCTCTCCAGCCCCCAAACCCTTCCTCTATTGCCCCTTGCCCCCGAGTCCCACCactgcaccctgcagccccccaaacccttccccattgccccctgcagcccccccaaacccttccccattgccccctgccccccagccaccccactgcaccctgcagccccccaagccCTTCCCCAttgccccctgcagcccccaaacCCTTCCCCATTGCCCTCTGCAGCCCCGCAAACCCCTCCCcatttccccctgccccccaaccCCTTTCCCATTGCCCTCTCCAGCCCCCAAACCCTTCCCCattgccccctgccccccagccaccccactgcaccctgcagccccccaagccCTTCCCCAttgccccctgcagcccccaaacccttccccattgccctctgcagccccccaaacccctccccatttccccctgccccccaaccCCTTTCCCACTGCCCTCTCCAGCCCCCAAACCCTTCCTCTATTGCCccttgccccccagccccccactgcatcctgcagccccccaaacccttccccattgccccctgcagcccccccaaacccttccccattggcccctgccccccagccccgacgGCCACCGCAGCAGGCGGGGGTCTGACGGCCACGGtacggggatggggagggggcttACCAGGGGGTGTCAGCCCGGTGGGGGGCTTGGCGGGGACGAACACACCCTCTCCCCCCGCAGAGGGTCCGGCGCGGCTGCCTGAGTGCACCCCGGGGCGAGACCACCACATCGCGTCCCTCGTCCCCACGCAGTTCGTCCCCACCCGCAGTGAGTgttgcccccccaaacccccggACCCCCCGACCCGCTGCCCGAGGCTGACcctgtccccgcccccccccccgtccccagccctgACCCGGCTCTGGAAGCTTCTCCACGAGGTCCGGGCCAAGGTGGGCATCGAGTCGCACTGTCcctgtggggagggggctgtggagCCCCCAGGGAGCAGCCAGGTATGAGTgggtcacgggggggggggtgggagaaggggtGCAGGTGCACCCCAATCTCTGCAAAAGGGTGCTCGGGGGGGTCTTTTGTGCGTGATGCcgggcaggggatgggggggtggctcCCCGACAGATGCCCCCATGGACCCGGGTGTTGCAGGAGATGCTGGGGGTCACGGAGCCCACCCTCCAGGCCAGCAGCCACGGCCACGCCGACACCCCCCAGCCCGTCAAGGAAGGTAGGGCTGGCTGCGGCCCCCCCGCTGCGGGGAGAGCCCCTCTGCGGGGGGGTCGGGTGCTGCACCCCATCCCCTACTCGGTGCCGGGTGGGGGGCGAGAGGCGGAGGAGGGCTCGGGCAGCCCTGACCCCTTTCTCCCCCGAGCAGAGAGCCCCGAGGGGGGGCCGCCAtcgccggggcagccccccgcccggggggCCACGCAGACCTCCAGCCTCTGCGACCTCCTGGCCTCCACCGCCGTCAAGCTGTGCCTGGGGCAGGACGGGGTGCGCATGGCCTTCGCCCCCGTCTCGCCTGCTTTGCCCAGCGTGAGTCCCGGGGTGGGcagggcacccccagcccctgctgccccccccccccccccaacctttgGCATGGCTGGGGGGGCCGGCGTGGGCTGATGGGGCTGATGGGGCTCCCCTatttcactccccccccccccaaggacaACCACTTGACCAGCATCCTGGACAGCATCATCGCTCGCGTGGTGGAGAGGAAGATCCaggagaggcaggcggggggcgAGCTGACCCCCCCCAGCCACCtgggtccccccggcccccccacctcccactgcGTCCTGGCACCCAGCGGGCTGCTCTGGCTGCGGGACCCCGACCACCCCAGCAACTACGAGCTCTTCCAGGAGCACTGGCGGCGGGGCCAGGTGAGCCCCCACCCACCCCGGGGACGcggacccccccgccccagctcccgctgagccccggctgcccccacAGCCCGTCCTCGTCTCGGGGCTGCAGAAGCGGCTGGAGGGGCGGCTGTGGGGGCCCGAGTCCTTCCGCCcggtgcggggggagcgggcgctgGAGGCGGTGGATCTGCGGGCGCCGGCGAGCCGGGTCAGGGTGAGCAGCCGGGAGTTCTGGGACGGCTTCGCCGCCAGCGCTGGTGAGCGTGTGATGAGTTTGTGGGGTCTCAAGTGTAaggtttttgggggggggggtggggtgtcgaAGCGTCAGCGGCACGACGCCAGCGTCCCGCCGTGCTCCGTCACCGCAGCATGCCCAGAGCCGGAGCAGCCCGGCGGGGACCTCCTGAAGCTGGAGAGTGGCTTTGGGGACACGGATCAGCGCCGGTAGGTGACGGCAAGAGGCTTCgccggggtgtggggggggcttCCCCCTCTGCCCATCCCGGTGTTGGGACGCagcgagcagggctggggggcagcgggggcggcTGGTACCCGGTGTCCCGCCGCAGGGATGCCAACCTGAGCGCCAGCTTGCCGCTGCCGGAGTACTGCCGGACCACCGGCCGCCTCAACCTGGCCTCCTacctgcggggccggcggggccggcgaTGGCTGCGCCCGCGCCTCTGCGTGGCGTACGGTGAGTGctgcccggctggggggggggggggggggcgagccgGGGTCCCCCCCGACCCGCAGCGACGCTCGCCCACCGCTCCCGCCCGCAGGAGTGCGTCCCCGCGACCGGACCCTCGGGACCAAAAACCTGACGGCGGAGGCGGCCGACACCGTCAGCGTGCTGGTGCACGCCGCGGCGGCACGGCGGGGTACgccgggagcagggagggggggcaccgcgccccggctccccccccgcccaccccctGAGCACCCCTCTGCCCCCAGACCTCCTCCTGCAAGCCGACGCCGAGGGTCTGGACGCGACGCTGAAGGAGCGGCTCTGGGACGCCGGCGGCCGGCCCGGAGCCCTGTGGCACATCTTCCGCGCCGAGGATGCCGGACGCATCCGGGATTTCTTGCAGAAAGTGGGTGCCatcaccccccggccccccccccggtccccccatCTCTGGCTCCGCTGACCCCCACCTCCCTGCAGGCGTTCGAGGACCGAGGGTGGGCATGGGGGGCTGTGGAGGAGCCCCCCCGGCTGTCCCTGGTCCCCCCCGGCTCCGCTCACCCCCACCTCCCCGCAGGCATGCGAGGACCAAGGGTGGGCATGGGGGGCTGCGGAGGAGCCCCCCCCGGCTGTCCCTGGTCCCCCCCGGCTCCGCTCACCCCCACCTCCCCGCAGGCGTGCGAGGACCGAGGGTGGGCATGGGGGGCTGCGGAGGAAGCCCCCCTGGCTGTCCCTGGTCCCCCCGGCTCCGctcacccccacctccccacagGCGTGCGAGGACCGAGGGTGGGCATGGGGGGCTGTGGAGGAGCCCCCCCGGCTGTCCCTGGTCCCCCCCGGCTCCGCTCACCCCCACCTCCCCGCAGGTGTGCAAGGACGGAGGGCGGGCATGGGGGGCTGCGGAGGAGCCCCCCGCCCGCTACCTGGACCCCTCGCTGCGGAGGCGGCTGCGTGAGGAGCACGGGGTGCGTGGCTGGACCCTCCTCCAGTTCCCGGGGGACGCGGTGCTGGTCCCCGCTGGGGCTCCCCACCAGGTGAGcaacccctccccacctccccgggGGGCAAAGCccgatggggaaactgaggcacggcggaGCCCCTgacgccgccgcgccccggggcagGTGCAGACCCTCACCGGTACCATCAGCGTGGAGCAGCGGTTCCTCTCGCCGGAGAACGCTGCCCGTCTCCGGGACCACAGCGTCCAACCCCCCGGGGCCGCGCGCGCAGCTCCGTGCccaggtgggtgggtgggtggtggggggctgcggagggggtCCCGGTGCGGAATGAGgggcctgacccccccccccccccatcctgctcTTTGCACCCGTGCAGCTGGACGCCATGATCTTCTCCGCTGTGCGGGAGGCCGTGGGcgcgctgcggggctgcaggTGAGGCGGCCATGGCACGGCGGGACGCTGCTGGGACGGAGCCAGCGTGGgcacggccacggccacggcccGCCAcgccgcggggggctcggcgAGCGGGGAATAAAGCGTCTGCAGCTCCGGCACCCGCCCTCGGCGTCGGCCCCTGTGTCCCCATCCGCCatcagggacggggacgggggcggGGGCAGAGACGGGGTCTGGGGGCACCGGGTGCTCCCGGCCCTGGGCCGTTGGCCGAGCCCACCGGTGAGATGAGCTCGGCGCGGTCTCGGCGCTGGGAGCCCCGCGGGGAGCTGGAAAAGGCCGGGACATGGCGGCTCGTCCAGCGGGCCGGGGGCAATTAGCGCCGGGCAATTAGCGCCGGGCAACGGGGACTGTGAAATGGGCACCATGCACTGGGCACCGTGCAATTAGCGCCGTGTAATTAGCGCTGTGCAACGGGCACCGTGCAATGGGACCG of Opisthocomus hoazin isolate bOpiHoa1 chromosome 28, bOpiHoa1.hap1, whole genome shotgun sequence contains these proteins:
- the HR gene encoding lysine-specific demethylase hairless; the protein is MAAASARGAVPGCSQQSRHLPRLAARLTPAHPAAVPSGEGVPGSAGSGGSEPRLPLAPGRGLSPAERGAAYPCHARGSREVTDHRDAGQRGRYSLTGSGGWTPRELLGALGAQHPAAPTLGPLMQPPVPLAHPGGCCPSGGGVMPVPSLRLPPKLAGLGVPATAAPSHRLAPPRRGSGGPLPPIHVPHRARRLSQPSRGGHQAGSGAEGCRLFRGRLVSGSPRGSSQLPPAAEGKRERCRAAGRGLGRAGDEGSPITVEQGPASPGRRRAPHERQNGTASDATMAEPPPRWTRAQDGARDPRGMESSGVVLARSAAAAELGLPGYVEPGKLSSGAEKGCPWRGSEGRSGSGRELASGWLGCPFPPDPLCLPKDGAQLPPRNGQPKAGWAEPCKERPGPRWARAVLAPLALHSPAYHRYPLPFPAMESQRPGTAGKPRAGDGDWDPPAFRHCPFLLSSLLPAGPPADPPFGGGGLEGPGAMGDGRFAGADWHLGSSTPAWGQPLYLGLPSRCKAAADPFDGRSGSGNKELYPKKEPGFHPPAKDRAPSQLLGKGQDGDREGEPAVPELPGAPWRDGRAGGSSAVPTPHARTPPPSASRSRFLLQPGVVGGCGGPWVGTRPQAADFPLEPGPGRPSEPKDERLPYQSLQPGSPPGLGEPDPSPPLTDGHYPPALAKPEPPPACLCTTPGCDGCPGVGYEVLAPFEPTLGIPGVRFPCPPSNHTKLKKTWLTRHSEQSLPRCKAPRRDGGPEPAGDGKRSAKRPHSTADGPRAAGEGAGEAKRGVKATERTAAACPGDGTESGGDPEERMELGEGDPPSRASPAPQRPWCLQSLPCTALPESIPRCCACTARAVRDPEGEEEEEEDPPESTCRLLRFRRFAVGDGGDLRVDGFCRLGDAEGETPQAAGPGPGSGGAGGSRCLAKYLLGVLGDPFCEAVRRDRDAWPGAEGVTAWRRGEGAPQLCDACQRGFFNSHWSCARCGFQLCPDCHRSRQGGADGHEGPARLPECTPGRDHHIASLVPTQFVPTRTLTRLWKLLHEVRAKVGIESHCPCGEGAVEPPGSSQEMLGVTEPTLQASSHGHADTPQPVKEESPEGGPPSPGQPPARGATQTSSLCDLLASTAVKLCLGQDGVRMAFAPVSPALPSDNHLTSILDSIIARVVERKIQERQAGGELTPPSHLGPPGPPTSHCVLAPSGLLWLRDPDHPSNYELFQEHWRRGQPVLVSGLQKRLEGRLWGPESFRPVRGERALEAVDLRAPASRVRVSSREFWDGFAASAACPEPEQPGGDLLKLESGFGDTDQRRDANLSASLPLPEYCRTTGRLNLASYLRGRRGRRWLRPRLCVAYGVRPRDRTLGTKNLTAEAADTVSVLVHAAAARRDLLLQADAEGLDATLKERLWDAGGRPGALWHIFRAEDAGRIRDFLQKVCKDGGRAWGAAEEPPARYLDPSLRRRLREEHGVRGWTLLQFPGDAVLVPAGAPHQVQTLTGTISVEQRFLSPENAARLRDHSVQPPGAARAAPCPGGWLDAMIFSAVREAVGALRGCRDGDGGGGRDGVWGHRVLPALGRWPSPPSSKPFASFGFPCVLQSSQPFPYRSSPRIPKSSQLFPYAPLDAPQSSQPFPSSTPPCLPIQQTLPSSPPQPSGDPFPHCTSPCPPDPLPHRHPSPASAGAPCPPACTSGGCPPPPKTPATP